A portion of the Lolium rigidum isolate FL_2022 chromosome 1, APGP_CSIRO_Lrig_0.1, whole genome shotgun sequence genome contains these proteins:
- the LOC124653806 gene encoding BTB/POZ and MATH domain-containing protein 2-like has product MAATRTVSTCIPVKTQGSHVFRIFGYSQHKGIGVGKFIRSGAFSVDGHDWAIRFYPDGFSQGSSHCISVYLELLSKDAKSTGLASSLHKTDPRMFNENDSSKFAPQEGSFISRHVFEASANLRDDHMEIECVVTVMKDARVSETKPCPRIEVPQPDITAHLGKLLEAKEGADATFSVRGETFAAHKIVLAMRSPVFRAELYGPMRETAAELIQIEDMQPHVFRALLHFIYTDSLPDMDGLEGDDHREMIRHLLVAADRYAMDRLKVVCQSILSEKIDVQTVATTLALADQHNCHMLKDACLEFINSSTMDDVASTQGFLDLKKTCPSVLVDVLLKMRTLSKS; this is encoded by the exons ATGGCTGCCACAAGGACGGTATCGACGTGTATCCCGGTGAAGACGCAGGGCAGCCATGTGTTCAGGATCTTCGGGTACAGCCAGCACAAGGGAATCGGCGTAGGAAAGTTCATCAGGTCCGGCGCCTTCTCCGTCGATGGCCACGACTGGGCCATCCGCTTCTATCCGGACGGGTTCAGCCAAGGCAGCTCACATTGCATCTCGGTTTATCTCGAGCTTTTGAGCAAGGACGCCAAG AGCACCGGGTTGGCTTCTTCGTTGCACAAGACCGATCCGAGGATGTTCAACGAAAATGACAGCAGCAAATTTGCTCCCCAAGAAGGGTCATTTATATCACGGCACGTGTTCGAAGCTTCGGCTAACTTACGGGACGATCACATGGAGATCGAGTGCGTCGTCACCGTCATGAAAGATGCGCGGGTGTCTGAAACCAAACCGTGCCCCAGAATCGAGGTGCCGCAGCCCGACATCACAGCGCATCTTGGCAAGCTGCTGGAAGCAAAGGAGGGGGCGGATGCCACGTTCAGCGTTCGCGGAGAGACTTTCGCGGCACACAAGATCGTGCTCGCCATGCGGTCCCCGGTGTTCAGAGCAGAGCTCTACGGGCCGATGAGGGAGACGGCAGCAGAGCTCATACAAATCGAGGACATGCAGCCTCATGTCTTCAGGGCTCTGCTCCACTTCATCTACACCGATTCACTGCCTGACATGGATGGGCTGGAAGGAGATGACCACAGAGAGATGATCCGGCACCTACTTGTGGCTGCGGACCGGTATGCCATGGACAGGCTGAAGGTGGTATGCCAGAGCATTCTTTCTGAGAAGATCGATGTGCAGACTGTGGCAACTACGTTAGCTTTAGCTGATCAGCACAACTGCCACATGCTTAAGGATGCTTGCCTTGAATTTATCAACTCGTCCACTATGGATGATGTAGCGTCTACACAAGGGTTTCTGGATCTCAAGAAGACTTGCCCCTCAGTCTTGGTCGATGTATTGTTGAAGATGAGAACGCTCAGCAAATCATAG